A genome region from Deinococcus sp. KNUC1210 includes the following:
- a CDS encoding DUF2726 domain-containing protein codes for MFLLCIFLVLILVVGAMGLAGRKKFASETASREPVSLPDRLPVMVKRPFFSRSEQAFFAVLGEALHDTPYTVFPNVRLNDLFKITDPDQRQSTYNRLRDKHVDFLIVTRDRYLPTLAIELDGESHSSAVQQERDRVKDLIFHSAGLGLLRLDARKIYQASYLRDHLSDRLTGLPASQEAALHSEVSLQKSR; via the coding sequence ATGTTCCTTCTGTGTATCTTTCTGGTGCTGATCCTGGTGGTCGGAGCAATGGGGCTGGCCGGACGGAAAAAGTTCGCGTCCGAAACGGCCAGCAGAGAGCCGGTCAGTCTGCCGGATCGCCTGCCGGTCATGGTCAAGCGTCCATTCTTTTCCAGAAGCGAGCAGGCGTTCTTCGCGGTGCTGGGTGAGGCCCTGCATGACACGCCCTACACGGTCTTTCCCAACGTGCGGCTGAACGATCTGTTCAAGATCACCGATCCCGATCAGCGTCAGAGCACCTATAACCGGCTGCGCGACAAGCACGTGGATTTTCTGATCGTGACCCGTGACCGTTACCTTCCGACGCTCGCCATCGAACTGGACGGCGAATCGCACAGTTCGGCGGTGCAGCAGGAGCGCGACCGCGTCAAAGATCTGATCTTTCACAGTGCCGGTCTGGGGCTGCTGCGCCTGGACGCACGCAAGATCTATCAGGCGAGCTATCTGCGCGACCATCTCTCGGACCGCCTGACCGGATTGCCTGCTTCTCAGGAAGCGGCTCTTCATTCCGAGGTTTCCCTTCAGAAGAGCAGGTAA
- a CDS encoding NAD(P)/FAD-dependent oxidoreductase: protein MTDILVVGAGLAGLTAARTLMRAGKRVRVLEASGHVGGRVQSRTHDGFLLDAGYQVLFTGYPAVRRQLDLGALDLVALPPAAAVRTGARVSVLGDPFRDPGSLLSSLASRALSLPDKLRVARLGAELRAGSAHHLLVGPDESTHSYLTRQGFSSAALTNFFGPFFGGIFLKRDLSTSARLFRYYFRMLMDGDIALPRAGMAQVSAQLAQDLQISLNVRVSRLQATERGVSVVTSLGELEAQQVIVATDPPAAANLLNESAPALESVPSTYMYYASSEPLDAQPRLLLNAEAGMINNAHWLSNVIPERAAPGRHLLVATVLGTPPSEDAALDGQVRGELQRWYGDAVKELQLLGTERIHHAQFAQPPGYAAQLPGHSTSIPGVLRASEITSMSGIQGALESGEKAAAIVLNDTAGMSRPRGA from the coding sequence ATGACCGACATTCTTGTGGTGGGCGCAGGTCTGGCGGGGCTGACGGCGGCAAGGACGCTGATGCGTGCCGGAAAACGGGTGCGGGTGCTGGAGGCGTCCGGACATGTGGGCGGGCGGGTACAGTCGCGCACCCACGACGGCTTTCTGCTCGATGCCGGGTATCAGGTGCTGTTCACCGGCTATCCGGCGGTCAGGCGTCAGCTCGATCTGGGGGCGCTCGATCTGGTCGCGTTGCCTCCTGCCGCCGCTGTTCGCACGGGGGCGCGGGTGTCGGTGCTGGGCGATCCCTTCCGCGATCCGGGCAGCCTGCTGTCCAGCCTTGCCAGCCGTGCCCTGAGCCTGCCCGACAAGCTGCGGGTGGCGCGGCTGGGCGCAGAACTGCGGGCCGGGTCGGCGCATCACCTGCTGGTCGGCCCCGACGAATCCACGCACAGCTATCTGACGCGGCAGGGCTTTTCCAGCGCCGCTCTGACCAACTTCTTCGGTCCGTTTTTCGGCGGCATCTTCCTGAAACGCGATCTCTCGACCAGTGCGCGGCTGTTCCGCTATTACTTCCGCATGCTGATGGACGGTGATATTGCGTTGCCCCGTGCGGGCATGGCCCAGGTGTCGGCGCAGCTCGCTCAGGACCTGCAGATCTCGCTGAACGTGCGCGTGTCGCGGCTTCAGGCCACCGAGCGCGGCGTGAGTGTGGTCACGTCACTGGGCGAGCTGGAAGCGCAACAAGTGATCGTGGCGACCGACCCGCCTGCCGCCGCGAACCTGCTGAACGAGTCGGCCCCTGCGCTGGAAAGCGTGCCCAGTACATATATGTACTACGCCAGCAGCGAGCCGCTCGACGCCCAGCCGCGCCTGCTGCTGAATGCCGAAGCGGGCATGATCAACAATGCCCACTGGCTGAGCAACGTCATTCCGGAGCGGGCCGCACCGGGTCGGCATCTGCTGGTGGCGACGGTGCTGGGCACGCCTCCTTCCGAAGACGCTGCGCTGGATGGACAGGTGCGCGGCGAGTTGCAGCGCTGGTACGGCGACGCTGTGAAGGAATTGCAGCTGTTGGGCACCGAGCGCATTCACCATGCCCAGTTTGCCCAGCCGCCGGGCTACGCCGCCCAACTGCCCGGTCATAGCACCAGCATTCCGGGTGTGCTGCGGGCCAGCGAGATCACCAGCATGAGCGGCATTCAGGGTGCGCTGGAAAGTGGCGAGAAAGCCGCTGCCATCGTGCTCAACGACACGGCGGGCATGAGTCGGCCCAGAGGGGCATAG
- a CDS encoding VOC family protein, whose product MIQPALDHLVFATADLASGQAALEQRLGVPLQPGGQHQYFGTHNAVLNLGPLYLEVIAVDPAAPALPRPRWFELDTPKRSSALPAAPSSFTGSAVFPIWKRRCETARKTTVPRWRCHAGRAAGC is encoded by the coding sequence TTGATTCAACCTGCCCTCGATCATCTGGTGTTCGCCACTGCCGACCTCGCCTCCGGACAGGCAGCGCTGGAACAGCGACTGGGTGTGCCGCTGCAACCGGGCGGCCAACATCAGTATTTCGGCACCCACAATGCTGTGCTGAACCTAGGACCGCTGTATCTGGAAGTCATCGCAGTCGATCCGGCGGCCCCGGCGTTGCCCCGTCCACGCTGGTTCGAGCTGGATACCCCCAAACGCAGCAGCGCCTTGCCAGCGGCCCCCAGCTCATTCACTGGGTCTGCCGTGTTCCCCATCTGGAAACGGCGCTGCGAAACAGCCCGGAAGACCACGGTGCCGAGGTGGCGCTGTCACGCGGGCAGAGCCGCTGGCTGCTGA
- a CDS encoding VOC family protein, with amino-acid sequence MHWVCRVPHLETALRNSPEDHGAEVALSRGQSRWLLSVPPDGSLPMGGVLPSLIEWQSLSPAQRLVDQGVRLKTLHLSTPDPARLAAALAALNISDVELDIRTGPPRLEATLTTPNGEVRL; translated from the coding sequence ATTCACTGGGTCTGCCGTGTTCCCCATCTGGAAACGGCGCTGCGAAACAGCCCGGAAGACCACGGTGCCGAGGTGGCGCTGTCACGCGGGCAGAGCCGCTGGCTGCTGAGCGTGCCCCCAGACGGATCGCTGCCGATGGGCGGCGTGTTGCCCAGTCTGATCGAGTGGCAGAGTCTGTCGCCCGCGCAGCGGCTGGTCGATCAGGGCGTGCGGCTGAAGACCCTGCACCTGAGCACGCCCGATCCGGCACGGCTGGCAGCAGCCCTGGCAGCCCTCAACATCTCGGATGTGGAACTGGACATCAGAACAGGGCCGCCCCGACTGGAAGCGACCCTGACGACTCCGAACGGAGAAGTGCGGCTGTAA
- a CDS encoding aspartate-semialdehyde dehydrogenase: protein MKLAIVGATGAVGHELLRVLEQSTLKFSELQLYASPRSAGSTLNFKGQELVVQVMPEGAIPADVILASAGGSISKEKAPLWVKGGSLVIDNSSAFRYNPAIPLVVPEINGEAALKHQGIIANPNCTTAIAAVAVYPIHREYGVKRMIVSTYQATSGAGAKGMQELEDQTRRVLNGEQATNDVFAHPIPFNLIPHIDSFQDNGYTKEEMKVVWETHKIFGDDSFPVSCTAVRIPTMRAHSEAITLELERPADPEAVRELLRRSPGVKVVDDPAQKLYPMPLTSSGQYDVEVGRIRSSLVFDGGLELFVSGDQLLKGAALNAVQIAEYLQEKGALNEKASV from the coding sequence CCGGAGCTGTCGGACACGAACTGTTACGCGTTCTGGAGCAGAGCACCCTGAAGTTCAGCGAGTTGCAGCTGTACGCCTCGCCCCGCAGTGCAGGCAGCACTCTGAACTTCAAGGGGCAGGAGCTGGTGGTTCAGGTCATGCCCGAGGGCGCGATTCCTGCCGATGTGATTCTGGCGTCGGCGGGTGGCAGCATCAGCAAGGAGAAGGCCCCGCTGTGGGTGAAGGGCGGTTCGCTGGTGATCGACAATTCCAGCGCCTTTCGCTACAACCCCGCCATTCCGCTGGTGGTGCCGGAAATTAACGGTGAGGCCGCGCTGAAGCACCAGGGCATCATCGCCAACCCCAACTGCACCACCGCCATCGCCGCTGTCGCGGTCTACCCTATTCACCGTGAGTACGGCGTGAAGCGCATGATCGTGAGCACCTATCAGGCGACCAGCGGCGCGGGCGCGAAGGGCATGCAGGAACTGGAAGACCAGACCCGCCGCGTGCTGAACGGCGAGCAGGCGACCAACGACGTCTTTGCCCACCCGATTCCCTTCAACCTGATTCCGCATATCGACAGCTTTCAGGACAACGGCTACACCAAGGAAGAGATGAAGGTGGTGTGGGAGACGCACAAGATTTTCGGCGACGACAGCTTCCCGGTAAGCTGCACGGCGGTCCGGATTCCCACCATGCGGGCACACAGCGAAGCCATCACACTGGAGCTGGAACGCCCTGCCGACCCGGAGGCGGTGCGTGAACTCCTGCGCCGCAGCCCCGGTGTGAAGGTCGTGGACGACCCCGCGCAGAAGCTCTACCCCATGCCGCTGACCTCCAGCGGTCAGTACGACGTGGAAGTGGGCCGCATCCGCAGCAGCCTGGTGTTTGACGGTGGCCTGGAACTGTTCGTCAGCGGCGACCAGCTGCTGAAGGGCGCAGCGCTGAATGCCGTGCAGATCGCAGAATACCTTCAGGAAAAGGGCGCACTGAACGAGAAGGCCAGCGTCTAA